In Styela clava chromosome 14, kaStyClav1.hap1.2, whole genome shotgun sequence, the following are encoded in one genomic region:
- the LOC120341036 gene encoding uncharacterized protein LOC120341036 isoform X1 — MERDEPHVRRYLCALCECDHDNELEPNCCCPDDERLLEQVSEHRLRRRINLNKDQKLCSTHYKQLRNGLLFGGANFQECCAPFHVTSPKRRKLTKSVPRSWNSYFGTDSHNEGYQSPQRICWECYLVSLEIMNSDESSFDGDNSNEYYRSFHKGFRSASLLTLCGRNHADNSLFGSSSSLALSCSSTPQTWHGEGVAQKHRSDWNRDSTQAYSTGAIKSKLDFHEESVEDIEPDQFDQSIPSLSSDENQIQETLQLQPKKEVEKLDISFEHVTKKSHVKEEEKVAEMIPDENLATSNFKQSDMELERIKEGDFRADNVYPDSRDGCSIVTETIGKAISVPYRNNTKLEGVKIDVQSENGPDIDKVEEPEAQMVKNCNDERIIPEVFDPIRGPVLPEKGQQEDVIPKDDCEETPQNIVNEIVDFHKKYDPNINPKHADIAQESHECQSQVKCQGADNISEKYAMEVGDYPIAKDDKPITNIPGFQNEEFTEATNPTDMFEGLRSGKTSKDDLYTELHGSKADINESGSSTPTTETDTDVAELTDSPTPFMKSVHDYDEERDKVSDILHSGLPIYSNDTVSLRRRRMKNRSQSLITEAEAVEAEKDENVPQRMSFQTVASVVNRRTVWRQKRRKFGMTFNKDDQPIIKEEGNQQDQDQNQSKQNQNDDIESEDVSEVMAAIFRNIIQVISLDYNPSSTNETIVKFCIFALPLIIIPAVLAYIIILT; from the exons ATGGAAAGGGATGAACCACACGTGCGCAGATACTTATGTGCTCTTTGTGAATGTGATCATGATAATGAATTAGAGCCTAATTGTTGTTGTCCCGATGATGAAAGACTCTTGGAACAAGTTTCAGAACATCGCTTGAGGAGAAGAATCAACTTGAATAAAGATCAGAAACTTTGTTCCACACATTATAAACAATTAAGAAATGGTCTTCTATTCGGTGGAGCAAATTTTCAGGAATGCTGTGCTCCATTCCATGTGACATCTCCAAAACGGAGAAAATTAACAAAATCGGTTCCACGTAGCTGGAATTCTTACTTTGGAACTGATTCACATAATGAAGG GTATCAATCACCCCAGAGAATTTGTTGGGAATGTTATTTAGTTTCTTTGGAAATTATGAATTCAGATGAAAGCTCATTTGATGGTGATAACAGTAATGAATATTACCGTTCGTTTCATAAAGG ATTTCGTTCTGCCAGTTTATTAACACTTTGTGGGCGCAACCACGCAGACAACAGTTTGTTCGGGAGCTCGTCATCCTTGGCGCTATCTTGTTCAAGCACTCCACAAACTTGGCATGGAGAAGGGGTTGCTCAAAAACATCGTTCTGATTGGAATAGAGATTCCACACAAGCCTACTCCACAGGTGcaataaagtcaaaattagaTTTCCACGAAGAATCAGTAGAAGACATTGAGCCAGACCAGTTTGACCAAAGTATACCCAGCCTCTCCTCTGACGAGAATCAAATCCAAGAAACACTTCAATTACAACCTAAAAAAGAAGTAGAAAAGTTGGACATTTCGTTTGAACATGTGACCAAAAAATCGCAtgtaaaagaagaagaaaaagtaGCTGAAATGATACCtg ATGAAAACTTGGCGACGAGTAATTTCAAACAATCCGATATGGAATTAGAAAGAATTAAGGAGGGCGATTTCAGAGCAGATAATGTTTATCCAG ATTCTCGAGATGGCTGTTCAATAGTAACGGAGACAATTGGAAAGGCTATTTCCGTGCCCTATCGCAACAATACCAAGCTAGAAGGTGTGAAAATCGATGTGCAATCTGAAAACGGGCCTGATATAGATAAGGTTGAGGAACCTGAAGCACAAATGGTGAAAAATTGTAACGATGAAAGGATTATCCCTGAAGTTTTTGATCCAATTCGTGGTCCTGTATTGCCAGAGAAAGGGCAACAGGAAGACGTCATCCCGAAAGATGACTGCGAAGAAACCCCTCAAAACATTGTTAATGAAATTGTagattttcacaaaaaatatgatcCCAATATCAATCCAAAACACGCAGATATTGCCCAAGAAAGCCACGAGTGTCAGAGCCAAGTGAAATGTCAAGGTGCCGACAACATTTCCGAGAAGTATGCAATGGAAGTTGGAGATTATCCTATTGCCAAAGACGATAAACCAATTACAAATATACCAGGTTTTCAAAATGAGGAATTTACTGAAGCGACAAATCCAACAGACATGTTTGAAGGATTACGCAGTGGTAAAACTTCCAAAGATGATCTCTACACAGAATTACATGGATCAAAAGCCGACATTAATGAAAGCGGTAGTTCGACACCGACTACTGAAACCGATACCGACGTAGCAGAACTTACAGATTCACCAACGCCGTTTATGAAATCGGTACATGATTACGACGAAGAACGTGATAAAGTTTCAGATATACTGCACAGTGGTCTTCCTATATATTCGAACGACACTGTCAGCCTCAGAAGGCGAAGAATGAAAAATCGATCTCAATCGTTAATAACAGAAGCCGAGGCAGTAGAGGCAGAAAAAGATGAGAACGTTCCACAACGAATGTCCTTTCAAACAGTCGCTTCAGTTGTCAATCGCAGGACAGTATGGAGGCAAAAGCGAAGAAAATTTGGTATGACTTTTAATAAAGATGATCAACCAATCATCAAGGAAGAAGGAAATCAGCAAGATCAAG atCAAAATCAATCAAAGCAGAATCAGAATGATGACATCGAAAGCGAAGATGTTTCCGAAGTAATGGCAGCCATATTTCGAAatattatccaagttatttcttTGGATTATAACCCAAGCTCAACAAACGAGACAATCGTCAAGTTCTGTATATTTGCACTGCCGCTAATCATAATACCAGCCGTGCTTGCTTACATCATCATCCTTACGTGA
- the LOC120341036 gene encoding uncharacterized protein LOC120341036 isoform X2: MERDEPHVRRYLCALCECDHDNELEPNCCCPDDERLLEQVSEHRLRRRINLNKDQKLCSTHYKQLRNGLLFGGANFQECCAPFHVTSPKRRKLTKSVPRSWNSYFGTDSHNEGYQSPQRICWECYLVSLEIMNSDESSFDGDNSNEYYRSFHKGFRSASLLTLCGRNHADNSLFGSSSSLALSCSSTPQTWHGEGVAQKHRSDWNRDSTQAYSTGAIKSKLDFHEESVEDIEPDQFDQSIPSLSSDENQIQETLQLQPKKEVEKLDISFEHVTKKSHVKEEEKVAEMIPDSRDGCSIVTETIGKAISVPYRNNTKLEGVKIDVQSENGPDIDKVEEPEAQMVKNCNDERIIPEVFDPIRGPVLPEKGQQEDVIPKDDCEETPQNIVNEIVDFHKKYDPNINPKHADIAQESHECQSQVKCQGADNISEKYAMEVGDYPIAKDDKPITNIPGFQNEEFTEATNPTDMFEGLRSGKTSKDDLYTELHGSKADINESGSSTPTTETDTDVAELTDSPTPFMKSVHDYDEERDKVSDILHSGLPIYSNDTVSLRRRRMKNRSQSLITEAEAVEAEKDENVPQRMSFQTVASVVNRRTVWRQKRRKFGMTFNKDDQPIIKEEGNQQDQDQNQSKQNQNDDIESEDVSEVMAAIFRNIIQVISLDYNPSSTNETIVKFCIFALPLIIIPAVLAYIIILT, from the exons ATGGAAAGGGATGAACCACACGTGCGCAGATACTTATGTGCTCTTTGTGAATGTGATCATGATAATGAATTAGAGCCTAATTGTTGTTGTCCCGATGATGAAAGACTCTTGGAACAAGTTTCAGAACATCGCTTGAGGAGAAGAATCAACTTGAATAAAGATCAGAAACTTTGTTCCACACATTATAAACAATTAAGAAATGGTCTTCTATTCGGTGGAGCAAATTTTCAGGAATGCTGTGCTCCATTCCATGTGACATCTCCAAAACGGAGAAAATTAACAAAATCGGTTCCACGTAGCTGGAATTCTTACTTTGGAACTGATTCACATAATGAAGG GTATCAATCACCCCAGAGAATTTGTTGGGAATGTTATTTAGTTTCTTTGGAAATTATGAATTCAGATGAAAGCTCATTTGATGGTGATAACAGTAATGAATATTACCGTTCGTTTCATAAAGG ATTTCGTTCTGCCAGTTTATTAACACTTTGTGGGCGCAACCACGCAGACAACAGTTTGTTCGGGAGCTCGTCATCCTTGGCGCTATCTTGTTCAAGCACTCCACAAACTTGGCATGGAGAAGGGGTTGCTCAAAAACATCGTTCTGATTGGAATAGAGATTCCACACAAGCCTACTCCACAGGTGcaataaagtcaaaattagaTTTCCACGAAGAATCAGTAGAAGACATTGAGCCAGACCAGTTTGACCAAAGTATACCCAGCCTCTCCTCTGACGAGAATCAAATCCAAGAAACACTTCAATTACAACCTAAAAAAGAAGTAGAAAAGTTGGACATTTCGTTTGAACATGTGACCAAAAAATCGCAtgtaaaagaagaagaaaaagtaGCTGAAATGATACCtg ATTCTCGAGATGGCTGTTCAATAGTAACGGAGACAATTGGAAAGGCTATTTCCGTGCCCTATCGCAACAATACCAAGCTAGAAGGTGTGAAAATCGATGTGCAATCTGAAAACGGGCCTGATATAGATAAGGTTGAGGAACCTGAAGCACAAATGGTGAAAAATTGTAACGATGAAAGGATTATCCCTGAAGTTTTTGATCCAATTCGTGGTCCTGTATTGCCAGAGAAAGGGCAACAGGAAGACGTCATCCCGAAAGATGACTGCGAAGAAACCCCTCAAAACATTGTTAATGAAATTGTagattttcacaaaaaatatgatcCCAATATCAATCCAAAACACGCAGATATTGCCCAAGAAAGCCACGAGTGTCAGAGCCAAGTGAAATGTCAAGGTGCCGACAACATTTCCGAGAAGTATGCAATGGAAGTTGGAGATTATCCTATTGCCAAAGACGATAAACCAATTACAAATATACCAGGTTTTCAAAATGAGGAATTTACTGAAGCGACAAATCCAACAGACATGTTTGAAGGATTACGCAGTGGTAAAACTTCCAAAGATGATCTCTACACAGAATTACATGGATCAAAAGCCGACATTAATGAAAGCGGTAGTTCGACACCGACTACTGAAACCGATACCGACGTAGCAGAACTTACAGATTCACCAACGCCGTTTATGAAATCGGTACATGATTACGACGAAGAACGTGATAAAGTTTCAGATATACTGCACAGTGGTCTTCCTATATATTCGAACGACACTGTCAGCCTCAGAAGGCGAAGAATGAAAAATCGATCTCAATCGTTAATAACAGAAGCCGAGGCAGTAGAGGCAGAAAAAGATGAGAACGTTCCACAACGAATGTCCTTTCAAACAGTCGCTTCAGTTGTCAATCGCAGGACAGTATGGAGGCAAAAGCGAAGAAAATTTGGTATGACTTTTAATAAAGATGATCAACCAATCATCAAGGAAGAAGGAAATCAGCAAGATCAAG atCAAAATCAATCAAAGCAGAATCAGAATGATGACATCGAAAGCGAAGATGTTTCCGAAGTAATGGCAGCCATATTTCGAAatattatccaagttatttcttTGGATTATAACCCAAGCTCAACAAACGAGACAATCGTCAAGTTCTGTATATTTGCACTGCCGCTAATCATAATACCAGCCGTGCTTGCTTACATCATCATCCTTACGTGA
- the LOC120341037 gene encoding serine/threonine kinase-like domain-containing protein STKLD1 encodes MENYRVLQRLGKGAQGSVYLVESKMDKGSYVLKKVECNDEGEANKAFKEAMALQELKHPFICGYKEFFVTWDKEESAMFVCIVMNFYEMGDLAKVIKTKRQKQEPIEEMIIKKWTGQMIEGLVFVHNKQVIHRDLKPSNIFMTKQLNITIGDFGVATVMGDARTRTRTTVGSMNWMAPEVMDRPYDERSDVWSLGCIILEMATCSTMDTVQISSSLFEIKQNPQCLEDALVDVGKAGYSANLCQLIRTMLRRNFQQRPTMTELVVYPYVQECLSLNPETTLVKKKTSSSAVTDPLPKNQGIPAVIAYMSKNSDNEEAQKQSLEYLDELSQLPGNSFTDNVKKQVVKAMSDHIAEINIQIHGCNILSNILGSVGDGDILYSKQIMQPILLAMRSHPSSSDLQTVACSVIMALSADECAADVIGEIGGIQDILAAMRQFPDNATICANCCGALWSLAVNETNTSIVTKEQGLGDVCKAMEQHSKVPEVVETACSAIWSLSLEDDNIEMLSDIAISLIVEALQTHMKDARVIKNAFMALASIITCDEVCAFRVIVPGSDMLGLRTMLDAFKKHEDNADIAENFCTVIAELSEYDDVAKEIKSPAFKLPEVFAKIRDNYKSNDEIVSAISTIQKKLGFKANQPSKPAQKSKQKK; translated from the coding sequence ATGGAGAATTACAGAGTTCTACAAAGACTGGGGAAAGGAGCTCAAGGTTCAGTATACCTTGTGGAAAGCAAAATGGATAAAGGCTCATATGTGCTCAAAAAGGTAGAATGCAATGATGAAGGGGAAGCGAATAAAGCTTTCAAAGAAGCCATGGCACTACAGGAGCTGAAACATCCATTTATTTGTGGATACAAAGAATTCTTTGTGACATGGGATAAAGAAGAATCTGCTATGTTCGTCTGCATAGTGatgaatttttatgaaatgggaGATTTGGCAAAAGTCATCAAAACAAAACGACAGAAGCAAGAACCGATTGAAGAAATGATTATCAAAAAATGGACAGGACAGATGATTGAAGGTTTGGTCTTTGTTCACAATAAACAAGTCATTCATCGAGATCTGAAGCCGAGCAACATATTCATGACCAAGCAATTAAATATTACTATCGGAGATTTTGGAGTGGCAACCGTGATGGGTGACGCACGAACTCGCACAAGAACAACTGTTGGATCAATGAATTGGATGGCTCCTGAGGTTATGGATAGGCCATATGATGAGAGGAGTGACGTTTGGTCTCTCGGATGCATTATTTTAGAAATGGCCACTTGTTCTACCATGGACACAGTGCAGATTTCAAGTTCTTTGTTTGAGATAAAACAAAACCCACAATGTCTGGAAGATGCTCTTGTCGATGTTGGGAAAGCAGGATATTCTGCTAATCTTTGTCAACTTATTCGTACTATGCTGAGAAGGAATTTTCAACAAAGACCTACCATGACTGAATTGGTGGTATATCCTTATGTTCAAGAATGTTTGTCGCTGAATCCTGAAACAACACTTGTGAAAAAGAAGACTTCTTCCTCAGCTGTAACCGATCCTCTTCCAAAAAATCAGGGAATACCGGCTGTCATAGCATATATGTCAAAAAATTCAGATAACGAAGAAGCCCAAAAGCAATCATTGGAATATCTTGATGAATTATCACAGTTGCCTGGCAACTCTTTTACTGATAACGTAAAGAAACAAGTTGTTAAAGCTATGTCAGACCATATAGCTGAGATAAATATCCAGATACACGGGTGCAATATTCTTTCCAATATTCTTGGATCTGTTGGCGATGGAGATATTTTGTATTCAAAACAAATAATGCAGCCAATACTTTTAGCTATGCGATCGCATCCATCCAGTTCAGATCTCCAAACTGTGGCATGTTCGGTCATTATGGCTCTTTCAGCAGACGAATGTGCTGCTGATGTCATTGGGGAGATTGGTGGCATTCAAGATATTCTAGCTGCTATGCGACAGTTTCCTGATAATGCAACTATTTGTGCAAATTGTTGTGGTGCACTCTGGAGCTTGGCAGTCAATGAAACCAATACTAGCATCGTGACCAAAGAGCAAGGCCTTGGCGATGTATGTAAAGCTATGGAGCAGCACAGCAAAGTTCCTGAAGTTGTTGAAACAGCTTGTTCTGCAATCTGGTCATTATCTCTCGAAGATGATAATATTGAAATGCTGTCTGATATTGCTATTTCATTAATTGTGGAAGCACTTCAAACACACATGAAAGATGCCAGAGTAATTAAAAATGCATTTATGGCTCTTGCAAGTATAATCACATGTGATGAAGTATGTGCATTTAGAGTGATTGTTCCGGGTTCAGATATGCTTGGCTTACGAACCATGCTAGATGCATTCAAGAAACATGAAGATAATGCCGACATTGCTGAGAATTTCTGTACAGTGATCGCTGAATTATCAGAATATGATGATGTCGCAAAAGAAATTAAATCTCCGGCTTTCAAACTGCCAGAAGTTTTTGCCAAGATACGAGACAATTACAAGTCAAATGATGAGATAGTTTCAGCCATCTCTACAATACAAAAAAAGCTTGGATTCAAGGCAAATCAGCCTAGTAAGCCAGCTCAAAAGTCAAAGCAGAAAAAATAA